In Coffea eugenioides isolate CCC68of chromosome 4, Ceug_1.0, whole genome shotgun sequence, the genomic stretch TGTTTTAGTACCAGCAGCTACCTGGGCGAGCAGAATTAACCAGAACCCACTACAAAAGCTAACTAAAGAATAAGCAAGAATGCGAAATTGAGTTAAATAAAGTTGAGATCTAGGTGAGAGAAGGAAGGAGCCAGCAATGGGcggaggaggaaaagaaaaaggggagggGGTACCGGATGAAAGAATCGGGTTTGGAAGAGGCGTTGAAGACAGGGAGAGAAGAGTAAATTCCCTCACTACCACCGTGGACGACGAAAGCATTGCCTTTGATGCCGAATTTTTCACCGGGGTACCGATGCACAGAAGCTTCCACGGGAAGCAACGAGACAGCACAGAACAATGCTGCAATAAAGATGAACGCTTTGATTGACCTCCTCCTCAACATTGCTCCCGCCTGAGTGATGATAGATGGCGGTGGATCTACTGCTGCTACTAGTTTACTTTACTGCTGCAGAATTGAGGACTGGAAGCGCTGGCTGAGGAATGAAGACACAGAAAATGACTTCCCAAAGTCGAAGTCGAAGTCGCAGTCGACTCCACTCGCTAACATGAGCGGTGTCACACCTCACCTCACTATTCTCAGTGTGTGACTGTGTGTGTGGTCAAGTTGGTCTAAACATTTAAACCATGGTATGGTTAAAATGAGTCCTGGGGTAAATCTCTTCTTTTCATTGTGCGGTGTGGACGCGCCAAGGACGCTACTCAGTACTCACTTTGAGTTGAGTTCTCGCCTTGTAATAAGTGGCCAAATTAATTAAACTTATTCAAATTGAGATCACATCACGGTTTAATAACCAAATTAACGAGCTCATTCAAGGAGATATATGCACCGGATCAAATCCATCTTCCGTGCCGTGTCCGGTCGGCAATTCCGTCATTTGCCGtatttagtttaaaaaaaatacccaACAACAGGTTAGTCGGTGCTGTCGGGAGAACCCACTAATTATTAATCCTACCGTCCCCTCTGGAATCCACGTCCTTCACCACTAATTagtaatagtaaataaaaaaatCTAACTAAACTTATACGGGAGAACCCACAAAAACACTTGCAAGGAGCTCGAATTTGCACGGGATAACTCTTAAAAGACTCTTCCTGATCATCGATAGAAACTCACAAAAAGACGGTGGGGAGATTCCTGTTCTTTTTCGGGGAAAGaaaacccacaaaaaaaaaaacaaaaaagattaAAACTTTGCGCCACTGCTGCGCGGACGTTCACCTCAACTTCCTCGGCTCGACACATTGTCGAGATGACTCAATCCAATATATTTTTGATCGAGGTAAGCACCTCAATTATCTAGGTGTTCATCCTTGTCTCCGTTCTTCCGAGGTGAGTCCACTTCGATTAATTGGATCCATTTGATTACTCGACATGGTACCTACAGATAAAATTGATTAGGATCAGACAGGTTGATATGACGGCAACCGCTTTCATACTCAAACCTATCTCTGACACCGCCGCCCTAGACTCACTCCTTGCAAGTAACGAGTAGTATGTTCCATCATTCCTTTTGTCAGTTTTCTTGCTATAAATACCCTCCTCCCTTTGAAAGGGAAGAGAGAAACTTTTTGACTTAATTTCTCTCTTATTTATAGCCTGTCCAACTAGTGCTGTTTTTACTCTTGATCCCTAACATAATTGATTGACAAAGCCCCGATTGTGCCTCTATCTTGACAGATGTACTTGTGCCGTAGACTCAATTTATCAGTCCGAAAATCACTCATCACTGTCCAAGCGAGTGAATGAGCACAGATGTTAGGGAATCTCATGATGGCGACTGAAATGAAATTCCGAGCACCTGGATCCTCTATTTTTTCAGTgcttttcaaaaactagtttaaaaagtactctaaaaggtaatctaaaaattagtttaaatttttttaaaattttaaaaaatatctcaaaatatattctaaaaactcttctACTTTTAAATATCCccaaatattttctaaaaatattctaaaatatactctaaaaactctgctgcagcaaaacttttcaaaaacagctaatccaaacagagGATTTTCAGAGGACTTCTTTCTAATACATAGTTAACCGGCTAAATATGATTGACGACTGGAGATCGCCTTACAAACCAACGGTCCGACAATAACGCGACAAGGAATTGTTCCGGCTACTCGCTATATGCGTCCAACACTTGCTAAACAAATCATAAGTACTGATTTGaaggataaaaaaaatcatcaaagcACTGGACCTAATAACGTCTGGAATGCATTAAAAGCCCAAGTCCCCTCTAAAATTATACAGTCTGCAATCGtacattaaaaaattatatatataaaaacaGACCTGGAGTTCTTCCACACCaggataaaagaaaaatggaagaaccCAGATGTGCTGCCTGCTAATATCCAAAAAATCCCATAAATCAACTGCAATCCTGCACATCATCATCATCTCCACGGTGAGGATACGAACCAGCCTTGCATAAAAAAGAAACTAACTCAACGCTAGTACATTTCCTTTTTCCCATTTACGGAACTAATTGTTTGTTTATGAATTACTACAGAGAAATTGGTAGCTATATCAGCGTCCAGTCCCTAGTCATATTTGCCAGCATCCAGCTACCGCGATAATATTTGCGCAAGACATGGCATCAATTTCAAGCATAATTGCAGGACTGGACATCAGCGACATGTACATCAATCCAAATCAAGGAACTCCATTCTCTTCCTCATAGATCCTTTAAGATCTGTAGCCTCCCTTTCTGCCTTTTGTGCCTGAATAATAAAAACCAATACGTTACCAAGAAGATACAAGAACTAAAAGACATTGGCAGTATAACAAACTGCATGCAACTGTAAATAGAAGCAAAGGCCCGCAGACACTTATCAAAGAGCTAAACAAGATAGCAATCATGGGCTGTCTTGGTGGGGTTCTACCTTTCATCAAACAATGAATACCAGAGGTGTCGGAGCTATCCTGCATTGGTATCCTAGGCTTATTGACTTTGATCCATCACAAGCGCTAAAACTTGGAAAGAATAACAGCAGGCACTTAATAGGTTTGAGAATTAGTGCAAAAGAAAACTGAGGCTATGTCAACAAGCAAAGATGACACATTCTCGAACCCAACCACACACAACTGACCAGGTTCCACCTCTTAATGAATGTATAGAGTTGCTTCAGGTCATACAGCAAACAACTCACGCCCCCAGAAGAAAGTCACCTTCCACTTTCAACCAACACCATCACCacctcccccctcccccccccaaaaaaaaaatcacaaatctCTCTACTGTCTCACTTCTTTTATCAATGCATGACTGCAGaatgaaagcaaaattgaatAATTGAAAAAAGTTGGCGCTCATAAGCTTAGTTACATCTAAAGTTTTCATGAGAAGTTGAGTATAGATCCCTGACATTTGAACATCTGATCAGTCCTTCACACCTAAGGTATCATAGGTGTCCTATGAACACCAGTTCACACCTCTAAGGACATAACTGTGTTCACTTCCAAGACAATTAACTAGAAATATCTAACCACGGGGCAAACTAGTGGATATGAAGTTAAAGACCATGAAAAGTCCTAAAATAAACATCGAATCAACAACAAACACAAATGTAGCACTTACCCTTTTAATATCTGTGGATGAAACACGAGTCATGTGTGGGGGAAGTTCTTCTTTGTCCAAGTCCTGATCAATCACATCAAATTCAACAGAAAAGAAGGAAGTGGAAGGTTTCAGTtccaatttgaaaataaacctCAAACAGAAAACAAGGTCAAGTGATGCAACATACCAGTTCACCAATTAAGACAACATTTTCCCCGCGAATAACATATAACCCTAATGGGATATCACAGTAAAGATCACCAACAATAACACGTTCGCATGCGCCTTCAAGCACGGCATTAGCTACAGGTGAGAGATAGGAAATCATCATTCACAAAATCCTTGGGAGGTCATGCTAGCAAAACTTGAACAACAAAAGTAAAAGAAGAATATATAATTACCAAATTGATCAAAGGAACGAAGAGTCCCCATTAGCTTTCGACCATCCCGCAGCAAAACAAGCAATTTCTCTATTACAAATCAAAGGTCCAATAATATAGCAATGAGAGAAACGAAGAACTGTAATTGATCAAATCAAAGTTGATGGAAGAAATACCGAGttaagagaaaaggaaaacaagtcAGAATGGCAAAGCCTTTATTGCAACAGTTAGATCCAAAATATTTCAAGCCAGCATTGAGGTGCTCCAGGAAAAGAAAGTATGACTTTTAGCAAAGAGAACTATTATTACAGTTTTCCTCATCTTGGCAGGAAGGAATACAAGTAGTCAGACTGGATTCAGAAGACATGAAGGTGGTAagacaaagaaaaagaataagcaCGCGAGGTTGCTCAAAGCTATAATCCAAATAAAAGCCAATcacaattgttgacttttgaGTTCCTTATACACTATAGCTGGATCACATATGCTGACACCAAAAGAGCATGTAAAAAGCTTATCAGCCTCTAAGTCGATGACAGTAAAagtgccattttttttttactttgaaTATGAACTTTACACAGAACAGACAAAGAAATAGGACCAGTGCATAACATAAATAAGTACATTTTAAGCTCCATCTCATAACCATATAACTCTGTATATCAATTCGTGCATGTACTTAAAACTACAGCACAGCAAGCAACATGAATTTCAAGAACTAAGAAGCTAAGCTTTGAAGCAACAAAAAGTTAAAGAAACCTTTCCAAGATAGCTTCTTTCAACACACAGCTATCAACAAAGAGATGCACAccacaaaataataataacatttGGTAGCTCATATCATGGCTGGATTCTAGCCAACCACTTTCAAAAGAGGCGTTTACAAGCATAAGTGATACAAATCCCTTAGCTTTCGGATTGTTATAGCAATCACCACAAGTTTACCATGTTGAGTGTCAAAGGAACAAGAAGgattggagttttttttttcttttcggcAAATCATCCTTTACTCTTTCTTAAGCATGTTTGCCAATATAGATTTCACAAATGCAGTAGAAGCAGAGAAAAGACAAAAGAATGATGGAAGTTCATAAAGAAAGAGTTCACATGTTCATGCCATCAGACAATTATAAAATCATCTTTCCTTATTGTTCTATTTCTCAAACTCAGAAAAAAGCTGCATAAAGCTTCCAAAAACTAAACAGGCATCAGGCAAAAGCATAAACAACAGTTAACCTGTATCGGGTCATCCAAGATTATGCTATGAAATGTATCCACCATTCATCACAGTGGCAAACAGTCCTAAAAATAAAATTGCACAAGCCAAACCATGAATTCAACCTAAAATCTAATTCGACCACTCAAGATTAGCTAACAAAGACCGCAAAAAGATCCTCACTATACTTAAATATCCTGAATGGAGACATATTCATCCATCAAATTAACTCCACACGCTACACAACTTTCAGTGGAAAAAAATCTCGAGAAATCAAAACCATATTAAGTGGTGGACATATATTACACAATTAGCATTAAAACCCCTATTTAGAGAACAGTTCAAAAATGATTTTTACGGCACCGAAGCACAGTCCAAGAAAGTTCGACAAAGAAAATCATCAAGCAAAGGATACCAGAAGAGCTGCAGCGAAAATTACCAAGACACCAACTTTAACAAACTCAAAGCCCATATTATCAGTTCAAACGACAAAtaggaaaagaacagaaaaGTAACAAGAAATAAGATGTAGTTCGTACTGTCAAGATAGCTTGCAAGAGAAGTAGAGAGATAGATGTCTTCCGGGCCTGCCCAAGACATGGATGGAGTGTTCAAAGTTCAAGTTTTTCGGTATCACAAAAATCACCGAAAAATTCCCACAATTCGATTCAAATTGCATTGGCAGCTAGGATTCACCCCTCCAATATTGCCCCACGCCAAAACCTTCAACTACTTGATCAATTtctgaaaaaaattttcaaacccAGAAAATAAAAATCCTGTCTTGACTTAACAATTAACTTAAGAGGGGAACACAGACCCAGTAGTCTAAAAACCTATTCCTAATTacagaagaaaggaaaaggggCCAGTTGGTAAGGGATAAATTGGGGTTGGTTGACCTAAGAGTAGTATTGTTGTTCAGATCTGgaaaattaaaaccctaaggtTGAAAGGATATGGGCCTATCCCCAAATCTGGGGTGGAGGCCGCTAATAATACGTTTTACTATTGAGGGCGGAGTGTCGTTTGCTGAGCCTGATGACGAGTCAATCCTCCCACCCACCCCCGcgtttctttttctccttcccAAAGCTTATTGTTTGTTGGTACCTGAAAATACTTGtatttgtaatttagcccccccttcatatttttatgattttgctATTTTCTTTCTTCATCTGTTTTGCAATTCCAATATATGAATGCGATATTACACTTttcccaaacaaaaaaaaaaaaaaatcattgtaTATCGATTTTATAACAATTTTAGATCAATAAACACCGGTTATCGTATTCGGATGAAATGAAAATCTAACAATTAAGCTTTTTAATGCTTGGAGAGAGAATAGTGTAGTACTCCGTATTTATTTTTTCGATTTGAAATACTATGAGAAATTTTCATGTGATGTAGGTAGCTTGAAGTGGCATTTCAGAAAGACTTAAAACTTTGGCTAGGTTGGATTGGATATATTTTATGTTATCATTCCGACACCCCTTTTTCATTATGCTGATCATGAAACATATTGGGAGTGTTTGGATaccaaaattatctcaaataatatttcgtttgcatcacaaacacattttctaacctatctttttatattcccaattactttttatcttacatacatcacatcacaaaaagtgctacagtaattattccaaataatatttcaaataatacactatccaaacaaaccgaTTATTATTATCTCTTTACTTAAAGCAACACAATCAAAAGGGTGGATATAGAAAATAACATGTTTGCAAGTGCtagaaaaaatatagaaaatgttTTTCCAGGTTGACCCAAAAAAATCCCTCTAATTTTTCATACAAACTACATAAATTACATATAACATGAGTTGCATTCGTCCTGAAGCAACCatgaaaaaaagaagggaaCAGAAAGGAAATTAAAGACGAGGAAGGACAGATGCTACTTCCTCGTCAAAAAGGAAGAGGGTGCTTCAATTATACAATTGACGCTTACATAACCATCGTCCacttgaatttgaatatcaACTTACACTGTAGCAATCACGATCAAATTTCATCAGGTGATAGTGCTGAGACTTTTATAGACACTGAGCTCATGAAGTTCAAAACTCTTCCATTCATTCCTTCACTCGGAACTTTATGATCCGACTCACCAAGGAGCTAAATAGAATGTCGTCctcttattctttttgtaaATTCCCTCCCTCCTCCTCAACCAAAAAAACCCGGCATCTTTGGGGATTGCTAAGCATTAAGAGGAGGAGGTCAATCTAAATCGAGAACAATAACTGCAAGGCACAAAATAAAGATCCAAGTTAGCTAGTGCCACATCTGACATTGGGAAggaggatatatatatattcagaACTTACATTCAGAATCAGTCTTGACCCATTTACAAACTTCTTGTATTTTGTCTTGGGTTTCGTCCTCTTTTTCTCCCCTCTGTGTGTGCCGGTCCACTAAAATCCTCTTCATCGATGATGCTCTAGAAGCATTTTGTGGGTACATCTTTTTGGAGAGCATTGTCCTCAAAAGCTGTAGTCAAGTAAGTATCATTAATTGACTTCAAAGACAAAAGTAAGTCCTAGAAAAAGGGTACACTGCATTGGATTGGAGTGTAACTACATCAAGAAAGCAAGCAGAGGTCATTTTTACTATGCTAGTAAGTCGGAATTTGGAGTACTCCTTGGCTTCATCACCAGCAGCAGCAGCCTACGAAGCCTTGGTCCGTCCGATGGTTAAGGTCAAGGCTTTGCTACTAAGGTTAAGGTTTCAGTATTAAAATGGGCCGGGCCTCATAAGGCTCTGTCCAAATACAGCAAATCAAGCAGTTCCCCCCAACCCTCCAGCAGATCACGCTCTGTGATCaagcattttgattttttgagttcgttaaattttgtgtattactcaattaatagttattgaatcttaaaaaaataaaaaagaattaaaatatgatGTTCATGTAAgagaaatagtaatataataaaaagtgagaTAGAGAGTGGCACAGAATATAgaacagaagatccgttgcccATTTTCTGTTTCAGATCCCGCGTCGTGGGTGCTTCCGTCGTAGgctggctttttttttttttttttttttgtaaaattagttttctttcctttgcgcTAGCTCTATCCTATTGGTCTTTGATGTAGAGTTGTAAATAGGAGGCTGGGAAAAAGGCGCGAACTATTAAGATCGTGAAAAACGCCTCATTGCTACCTCAAAAGTTCGTCTCTTAGTTAGAAGGCGTCACGCCTTCTCAATCCCACCGTATTACCATCAACTAATGCAATCCAGTGATAAATGGAGAATTGATTACCTTTTCCATTCTTGATTCCTGCAGCGTATCTCGCAAACTGGGAGCTGGTGCAAATCCGCTtctgcacacgaacattttctTGAGCAGGAAGGAAATGGACTTTTTTCCGATAGCCGCCTTCTTGTTTTCCATGCAAACTTCCTTGCATCTCCCGATAATCACTCTGATAGTTCGGTCAATGTCTTCCTCATCTCTATAATCTGAATTAACGCTGAATCTATTCGAAATAGTACGATCAACTTCCAAACTTGATGGGCAGTTAAGGAATCTGTCCAGTGGAAGATCAGCCGCAACTTCTGATCCTTCAAGGGGAGTTGCTTTTGTAGCAGCGGTAGACGTAGGTTTCCTTTTCAAGAGCCTTGTCAATTCTTTCTGTAGTTGTCCAACTTCTTCAGGTGTGAATTCTGTTAAATCGTCAGGAGATGAGCATTGCTCATGATCTTCCTGAAGGATTTCATGACTATCAGTTTCTGCAGTCTGGGCAGCGCGTTGGATCTCTTCGTCTTCCCTTCGATCTCTGTTACCAAATGTTCCGATCGCCAGCAACCCGTTAGACCAGCCGCTGAATTTTTCTTTGCCGGgttcttcaaattttgtttGATCTGCATGTTCAAGGAAAAATTAGATCAAGGCAACATAGGTGCTAGCTTCTTGCTATAATCAATCTAATGAATCTTCATCATGTATGTCCTAACCGAGTTTCAGCAAGCTCCCAAGTCTATTTTGTTTAGCTTTCGCTACAGTGACAAATGATCATTTATCACAAGAAGACAAATTTGTCGCCCTGTAGAAACCTCTTTTACCCGGACGATTTCCAACACATCTCAATCTCCAatacttctctttcttttctgaAGGGAACAGAAAAATAAGTAATCAAGATTAACCCTCGAACTAGTTAACCTTTTGGGAGGATGCAACCGGCCATGTGACAGAAATACTACCTCTACAGTCTAGTTAACCTGCATGACCAGCAAACAAGTAAATGTATGCCATGCCATGCCATGGAAAGTTTGGTCTGATATTAGGTGTTTGCGATCTATTGTTTTCAAATTATTATTCTTAGACTGCGACCGAAGGAACAGCTTGGGAGAAGCAAACATGCATGGGATGGAAGATGATGGGGGATGAAAACGTAATAACAAATGAACCACTCAACAACAcaagttaagaaaaataagttCCAAGAGTACTCCGTAATAGATCCAGATTAAGAAAATCACATATACTTGTTCATACATTTGATCCTGTGGCATTTGAGGTCATTTTTACATATTATCAGGGGATCATGAATTCACAATAACAAACTATCACAAGtcaagttttcttccttgtcaATGGGATGTTATACATGGACCTGAAAAGAGCACTCCGAAAACAGAACATAAAGAACAAAAACAGGAAAATTAAGCTTGAAAAGCATAGGAAAATTAAGCTTGAAAAGAAAACACCTACTTGCAGCAGGAACTGCATTTGGCTTTTTGTTGGCTTGTCCGCCATTCAACTTATTTTGCATCCAGTTGAAGAACTGCAAAACAAGCCATACTTTAGTATTCCATCACCAAAGCCAAAAACACCAAGCGGAAGGGgcataaaaagaaaatgaattctACGTAACAGTAACGAGGCTCTGATCGATCAAGAACACTCATCTCCTTTCGCTGATTCTCACCTTCATTTTGCATAGACAACGTTGGCCGAAATGGTTTACTTATTGCTTGTTCCCACCTTGTGGAAGAGTTCCGGAGGCAGGAGAGTCAGGTATGGTCTATGGCAAAAACGCTGACAGAAATAGTAACATTTAACAGATCCTAGAAGCCAATTAGGGCTAGCTGAGCTTTGGGAGTAATGATCAGATAAATAAGgatatactatatatatatgtatatatattggaTATTGTTGTGATGAAAACCACGGCCAACCTGAGCTCCTTCCTATTGGTTCAAGTTCCTAAACGCGGCCTTTTGACAACTGAACTCATTTCCCACTCTACCTGCTGCCAACCTTAATATCCTCTCAAATCTACTGATCCTCACCAAATATACCATGAAGTTAGTTAGCCCGCCACATTAGTACCACTGGCTAGAAAGACATCCACTTTTAACATTAGATGATGTTTAAGCCCATTTGTTAGGTTAGTCTCTATTATTAGTATTCCCACACATGGGTGAGCATTTTGCGGGCGTACTTGTGCTGAATTCTAAGTCAGCATTCGTGGCAC encodes the following:
- the LOC113768145 gene encoding sm-like protein LSM1B; its protein translation is MSWAGPEDIYLSTSLASYLDKKLLVLLRDGRKLMGTLRSFDQFANAVLEGACERVIVGDLYCDIPLGLYVIRGENVVLIGELDLDKEELPPHMTRVSSTDIKRAQKAEREATDLKGSMRKRMEFLDLD
- the LOC113767835 gene encoding uncharacterized protein LOC113767835, yielding MQNEGENQRKEMSVLDRSEPRYCYFFNWMQNKLNGGQANKKPNAVPAANQTKFEEPGKEKFSGWSNGLLAIGTFGNRDRREDEEIQRAAQTAETDSHEILQEDHEQCSSPDDLTEFTPEEVGQLQKELTRLLKRKPTSTAATKATPLEGSEVAADLPLDRFLNCPSSLEVDRTISNRFSVNSDYRDEEDIDRTIRVIIGRCKEVCMENKKAAIGKKSISFLLKKMFVCRSGFAPAPSLRDTLQESRMEKLLRTMLSKKMYPQNASRASSMKRILVDRHTQRGEKEDETQDKIQEVCKWVKTDSEFIVLDLD